The Microbacterium sp. W4I20 genome segment GGGCGGCGACGGCATCGCGCAGCGCACCGCGCTTGGACCCGGTCGGGTCCCACTCGTGCTTCGCCTCGCGCGGTGCTCGCTGCCCGAGGGCCGAGAAGGTGATCTGCGAACCGCGGTCCTCGAGGATGTCGCCCCAGGGCTCCGGCTCCCAGAGCCCGAGCCGTTCGGCCTCCTCGCGAAGGGCGTTCAGCGCGGCGGACTTCTCCTCATCGCTCAGGTCATGGGCGTAGACCGGCATGAAGTCCGCGCCGTCGTGCCGGAGATAGCGGGTGCCGCAGGTGGGCAGCAGGTGCAGGCGGGCGAGGTCCGCGGCATCCGCATCGCCGAGCCGGGCGATCACCTGGGTGCGGAACTGCGCCTCGTTGCCGCCCGAGATGATGGCGACGTCGACGGAGCGGAGGAGAGCGCGCAGGAGGTCGGCGATGCGTAGATCGATCACGCCCTTGGACGGAGCAAGCGTGTCGTCGAGGTCGAAGGCGACGAGAGCGGGAGCGGTCATGATGCCTCCAGCGTAGGAGATGGATCCGAAGAGCGGCGCGGTGCGAAGACGAGCGTGCACAGAACGGCCAGCACCACGCCGGCCGTGGCGCCGACGGAGTTGGCGAGCACGTCGGTCACGGTCGCTGCTCGGTGCGGCAAGGCGATGCGCTGCGCCCCCTCGATCGCGAGGGACAGGGCCGGTCCGACGAGCAGGGTGAGCGGCCAGGCCCGACGGGGCAGGAGCATGAACGCGAGGACGCCCACCGGCACGAACACCAGGACGTTCGCGATGATCTCGAAGCGATGGAAGTCCAGACCCGTCCAGCCGAGCCGATGGATGACGCCGAGCGTGAGGTCGAGCAGATTCGGCATCACGTTCTCGATGCGGGCCGGCGTCAAGGTGAGCAGGGCGAGGGATCCGAGGAACGGGATGCCGATCACGAGTGCCCAGACGCGTGTGAAGCGGCGCGGCGGAGGGAGCAGAGAGCCCATGTGTCCCTTTCGCGCATTCCCGGTACAGAGAAGGCCGCCCCGCAGGGCGGCCTTCCGGTGTCACTGGTCGGGGTGACAGGATTTGAACCTGCGACCTCTTCGTCCCGAACGAAGCGCGCTACCAAGCTGCGCCACACCCCGTTTTGCAACCCTCCGAGTCTACAGGGAAATGCTCCCGGCACCGAATCGAACAGGCGATCAGACCCGGGCGGTCAGCGTCAGCAGCGTCGCCTCGGGCCGGCAGGCGAATCGCACCGGCGCGTAGATCGAATGACCGCACCCGGCGCTGACGTTCAGCGGA includes the following:
- a CDS encoding HAD-IIB family hydrolase: MTAPALVAFDLDDTLAPSKGVIDLRIADLLRALLRSVDVAIISGGNEAQFRTQVIARLGDADAADLARLHLLPTCGTRYLRHDGADFMPVYAHDLSDEEKSAALNALREEAERLGLWEPEPWGDILEDRGSQITFSALGQRAPREAKHEWDPTGSKRGALRDAVAARLPGLEVRSGGSTSIDITLAGIDKAFGMRQLAEHTGIPLTAMLFYGDRLDEGGNDYPVLAIGVPSVAVEGWEDTAAKLEALLPTL
- a CDS encoding VanZ family protein, with translation MGSLLPPPRRFTRVWALVIGIPFLGSLALLTLTPARIENVMPNLLDLTLGVIHRLGWTGLDFHRFEIIANVLVFVPVGVLAFMLLPRRAWPLTLLVGPALSLAIEGAQRIALPHRAATVTDVLANSVGATAGVVLAVLCTLVFAPRRSSDPSPTLEAS